A window of Corticium candelabrum chromosome 3, ooCorCand1.1, whole genome shotgun sequence contains these coding sequences:
- the LOC134176900 gene encoding cilia- and flagella-associated protein 91-like: MTTSVTKTVQKPRVQTVRKHDYLYDADYTLSSARDHARDTFKAHTGMESVKRVPNFTTMFSDLRHYPRQSFQLDRTDPVPPWVNRGWRGFQDQLKSTMERYTKFNYAPDVVLPPQKYEDPQVSGVNRYKYFRRPIIPFLQQLPPSVVLQQPPPVSADFVPMPETHRAEPRTRTVGVQTMYRENETQTDPYSPEYVIRPGSQPELLTLATLSYGHGLPAGLAEVEMIERARAKRAWEATLPPLDDADMHEKRRRMMDEQETREWAFREEEIERIQEARLKLLEHMLSEREKEHDQLNTKRLEHLWHQKQQNKELRVKKIRTKHIQALRKLTKQRENVEGKLQRRDVINDYANFASQTYAPLTRIGVFMDRNSEQYTVRSRLLSTYDGLLELEASLPDFIANPRVKCPIRGPAVGGIAKRKERRSRQLDEVDETIRIRKAKAAESPKPLRLLEKVEKPIPRPATPTQPVPSIQQEEEELAVILLQQLIRGRAVQNKMFEGKERRLELIRELRSTHALQAAGQKEKEEMRRMTLAAQDAKTLEKTKEAAVEKVIQDMTGGQVGQLLDYLSKELILLQEERRIAAFVKLAERERRLREAEESGLRQVEERKRREEDEIFRQLVKIHQTTVDTYLEDLILNSADKTADEQAREEIRKKAETINRVAHDLEHQRTKLQSEEMVSQLVHTFLLPEVEKQTTRERLKHEQRKHIVAAHKIIHKKGEEVIGAYQVPRPPSRATSVTLSSSTSSVAQTGTLHEREVKPQ, encoded by the exons ATGACGACGTCGGTCACGAAAACCGTGCAGAAGCCTCGTGTTCAAACAGTAAGGAAGCACGATTACTTATACG ACGCCGACTACACACTTTCCAGTGCGCGAGATCATGCCAGAGACACGTTTAAAGCCCATACGGGCATGGAGTCTGTT AAACGAGTGCCAAATTTCACTACAATGTTCAGCGACTTACGTCACTATCCGCGGCAATCATTTCAACTGGATCGAACGGATCCCGTCCCGCCATGGGTGAACAGGGGGTGGAGAGGATTTCAGGACCAGTTGAAATCAACAATGGAGAGATATACAAA GTTTAACTATGCACCGGATGTTGTCCTTCCGCCTCAGAAATATGAGGATCCGCAAGTGTCTGGTGTGAACAGATATAAATATTTTCGGAG ACCAATAATTCCGTTTCTTCAGCAACTGCCTCCATCAGTCGTATTGCAGCAACCTCCACCAGTTTCAGCTGACTTTGTTCCCATGCCAGAAACGCATAGAGCTGAGCCACGGACGAGAACTGTTGGTGTTCAAACTATGTATCG TGAGAATGAAACCCAGACTGATCCCTACAGTCCGGAGTACGTCATACGTCCCGGATCACAACCGGAACTGCTGACACTTGCCACTCTCTCATACG GTCACGGTCTTCCTGCAGGATTGGCAGAGGTTGAGATGATAGAACGTGCAAGAGCCAAGAGAGCATG GGAAGCAACTCTGCCTCCACTGGATGACGCCGATATGCACGAGAAGAGACGACGTATGATGGATGAACAGGAAACGAGAGAATGGGCATTCAGAGAGGAAGAGATTGAGAG AATTCAGGAGGCGAGACTCAAGCTGCTGGAACATATGTTGTCTGAGAGGGAGAAGGAGCACGATCAACTTAATACGAAAAGACTTGAACATTTATG GCATCAGAAGCAGCAGAATAAGGAATTACGAGTCAAGAAAATCAGAACAAAGCACATACAAG CTCTTCGCAAACTTACAAAGCAACGAGAGAATGTTGAAGGGAAACTGCAGCGTCGGGATGTCATTAACGATTATGCAAACTTTGCTTCCCAG acatATGCACCACTAACTCGGATTGGAGTGTTCATGGATCGAAACTCAGAGCAGTACACCGTACGTAGTCGTCTCCTGTCTACATATGATG GTTTGTTAGAACTGGAGGCATCGCTACCGGATTTTATCGCAAATCCACG AGTGAAGTGTCCTATTCGTGGTCCTGCAGTAGGTGGTATTGCCAAGAGGAAAGAACGACGATCACGACAACTAGATGAAGTAGATGAGACGATAAGAATTAGGAAGGCAAAAG CTGCGGAATCTCCTAAACCTCTTCGTCTCTTGGAGAAAGTTGAGAAACCAATTCCACGTCCTGCCACTCCCACACAACCGGTTCCATCAATCCAACAGGAAGAGGAAGAACTAGCGGTCATTCTACTGCAGCAACTCATAAGAGGAAGAGCCGTACAGAACAAGATGTTTGAAG GTAAAGAACGACGGCTGGAGCTGATTCGTGAGCTTCGTAGCACTCACGCTCTCCAGGCAGCTGGTCAGAAGGAGAAGGAAGAGATGAGGAGGATGACGTTGGCAGCACAGGATGCGAAGACTCTTGAGAAGACTAAGGAGGCCGCAGTTGAGAAGGTGATACAGGACATGACAGGAGGGCAGGTGGGACAG CTGTTGGATTACCTCAGTAAGGAACTTATCCTGCTGCAAGAAGAAAGAAGGATTGCAGCGTTTGTCAAGCTTGCTGAGAGAGAAAGGAGACTACGAGAAGCAGAGGAGAGTGGATTAAGGCAAGTAGAAGAACGAAAGAGGAGAGAGGAAGACGAGATATTCAGACAA TTGGTGAAGATCCATCAAACAACAGTGGACACGTACCTCGAAGATCTCATACTCAATTCGGCTGACAAGACAGCCGACGAACAA GCACGcgaagagatcagaaagaaggCCGAGACTATCAACCGAGTCGCACACGATCTGGAACACCAACGAACAAAACTACAGTCAGAAGAGATGGTCTCTCAACTCGTACACACATTCCTCCTGCCAGAAGTTGAGAAACAAACCACAAGAGAAAGAT TAAAGCATGAGCAGCGCAAGCATATAGTTGCAGCCCACAAGATTATCCATAAAAAGGGCGAAGAAGTCATCGGTGCTTATCAAGTCCCACGGCCGCCGTCGCGAGCTACATCGGTCACTCTGTCATCGAGTACTTCGTCGGTCGCCCAGACAGGAACTCTCCACGAAAGGGAGGTGAAACCGCAATAG
- the LOC134177270 gene encoding ankyrin repeat and SAM domain-containing protein 3-like — protein MSFDSSASSGDNSSDVDVSAPRDVIYDDTSNSQPRHALDLHTACAIGHFDCVMRLIASRSRSLDINEKNRGGWTPLMYASYVGHDKIVDLLLEKSADVNVAACDGGTALMWAASCGNEAVAYFLLLHGSEINKKDNEGHTALFHATRQGHQNVVKLLLEQGADVEAGEPDSGLTPLMEAAKEGHELIVNTLLLFNADVSKVSQAGDTARSLALQHGHMMVVSLMDSFFQRGHRGSLRSEADLDDNDSSGDEGKYQLNSPQFDDCLGLRRRASTQDVDIRAGPAALNQLVRRQDSETSSFRRLSARQSISSAVSSSSHAVTREYFNYPIPPTERSHQNFEDLASSGGSSYNSSAESASAHSSDSEASQVNQTLTQTGLEDYEEDDRQTHSFPARDKSFSRKHELKKQREVAHHRNSKRLFSASPEFVDEWTQQRQQQGQVMVEAGVNDLGSFLEEIGVEKYVELFEENDIDLRTLLTLTDDDLKEIGLKLFGPRRKVTAAIARWHAQMKQFSSELEQAYADKLEVEMQELEIKYQQATAEVKQLKSQVAQEQNLRSIAESVLVDERAMKQTLVENYSKACTLCKQAMELVHSSGDEGTVNGPRNSSHSVQSDDNMKDTLTDRLQQLQDILSSSTQ, from the exons ATGTCGTTCGATTCGAGCGCGAGTTCGGGCGACAACAGCAGCGACGTCGACGTCTCTGCACCGCGTGACGTCATCTACGACGACACAAGCAACAGCCAGCCTCGCCATGCCCTCGATCTGCACACTGCATGCGCAATCGGTCACTTCGACTGCGTCATGCGCCTCATTGCGAGCCGTTCGAGGTCGTTGGACATCAACGAGAAGAACAGGGGTGGATGGACCCCCCTGATGTATGCGTCATATGTCGGTCATGATAAGATTGTGGATCTGCTGTTGGAGAAGAGTGCGGACGTGAATGTTGCGGCTTGCGATGGTGGGACAGCGTTGATGTGGGCTGCGAGCTGTGGGAATGAGGCTGTGGCGTATTTTCTGTTGTTG cATGGGAGTGAGATCAATAAGAAGGACAACGAGGGCCACACTGCTTTGTTTCATGCAACACGACAGGGACACCAGAATGTTGTGAAACTATTGCTGGAGCAAGGAGCTGATGTCGAAGCCGG AGAGCCAGACTCCGGACTAACACCACTGATGGAGGCCGCCAAAGAAGGCCACGAACTTATCGTCAACACACTCCTCCTATTC AATGCTGATGTGAGCAAAGTGAGCCAAGCAGGAGACACGGCTCGTTCACTGGCTCTTCAGCATGGCCACATGATGGTCGTCAGTCTGATGGATAGTTTTTTTCAGCGCGGTCATCGGGGGAGCCTTCGTAGTGAGGCTGACCTTGATGATAATGATAGCTCTGGAGATGAGGGTAAATATCAGTTGAATTCGCCACAATTTGATGATTGCTTGGGGCTACGACGTCGAGCTTCTACTCAG GATGTTGATATTCGTGCCGGTCCTGCTGCATTGAATCAACTCGTTCGACGTCAAGATTCAGAGACTTCTTCATTTCGGAGATTGAGTGCAAGACAATCAATCTCATCTGCTGTGTCTAGCAGTAGTCATGCTGTTACTCGA GAATACTTCAACTACCCCATTCCACCAACAGAACGATCGCACCAAAATTTCGAGGATCTCGCCAGCAGTGGTGGCAGCAGCTACAACAGCAGCGCCGAATCGGCGAGTGCACACAGCAGCGACTCGGAAGCGAGTCAAGTCAACCAAACTCTCACACAAACCGGTCTGGAAGACTACGAGGAGGACGACCGTCAAACGCATTCATTTCCCGCGAGAGACAAGTCGTTCAGTCGAAAGCACGAGTTGAAAAAGCAACGAGAGGTTGCACACCATCGAAACTCGAAGCGATTGTTTAGTGCGTCTCCGGAGTTTGTTGACGAATGGACACAACAACGACAGCAGCAGGGGCAGGTGATGGTGGAGGCGGGAGTGAATGATTTAGGGAGCTTTTTGGAAGAGATTGGAGTTGAGAAGTATGTGGAGCTGTTTGAGGAGAATGACATTGACTTGAGGACGTTGTTGACGTTGACTGATGACGATCTGAAGGAGATCGGGTTGAA GTTGTTTGGCCCTCGAAGGAAAGTGACTGCTGCTATTGCACGATGGCATGCGCAAATGAAGCAATTCTCAAGCGAG TTGGAACAGGCATATGCCGACAAGTTAGAGGTAGAAATGCAGGAGTTGGAAATCAAGTATCAACAG GCAACAGCGGAAGTCAAGCAACTGAAGTCTCAAGTTGCACAGGAACAAAATCTTCGTAGCATCGCAGAGTCTGTTCTAGTCGATGAGAGAGCAATGAAGCAAACTCTTGTAGAGAATTACTCGAAAGCATGCACACTCTGTAAACAGGCAATGGAACTTGTGCATTCAAG CGGTGACGAAGGCACAGTGAATGGACCCAGGAATAGCTCTCACTCTGTCCAAAGTGATGACAATATGAAAGACACGCTAACAGACCGTCTTCAACAACTACAAGACATTTTATCCTCCTCCACACAATGA
- the LOC134177097 gene encoding dual specificity mitogen-activated protein kinase kinase 7-like, whose product MAGGEGDKQDLEKISKQMRRISFNLARMDDRALSPSPRRPVRPLFDSPRESRKQAIIAGQGLVPGLMRRSPTPQKVSSTGSSAGSSGSNSPDVGPDGPLTVLKHSDPKMEKIIESTGVLRIGGNTYSFSTCDLELLKRIGHGTSGEVSKMIHNKSNTLMAVKTMHWSQDREEQKRVLMDLYVMTTHVCPYIVECYGCLLSNDDVWICMELMATCMEKLVKQIKQPIPEDILGKISVSVIKALNYLKEEHNVMHRDIKPSNILLDPKGNIKLCDFGISGRLVDSKAKTREAGSVAYMAPERITPETIVSGYDVRADIWSVGMTLIELATGKFPYADCKKVFEVLTKILQEPSPQLPKEGRFSMDFRSFTSQCLMKDRDKRPHYKQLLGHSFIVRYTSKHVDVEQWYRNIVAVTESQSS is encoded by the exons ATGGCAGGTGGAGAAGGCGACAAGCAAGATCTGGAGAaaataagcaaacagatgAGGAGAATATCGTTTAATCTAGCCAGAATGGACGACCGGGCCCTCTCTCCCAGTCCCCGACGGCCCGTTCGGCCGCTTTTCGACTCACCGAGAGAATCCAGAAAGCAGGCAATCATCGCCGGACAAG GATTGGTGCCCGGCCTCATGCGGAGGTCGCCGACGCCTCAGAAAGTGAGCAGCACGGGCAGCAGTGCGGGATCGTCTGGATCGAATAGCCCGGATGTTGGTCCGGACGGACCTTTGAC ggtgCTCAAGCATAGCGACCCGAAGATGGAGAAAATTATTGAATCGACTGGTGTTTTGAGAATTGGAggaaat ACATACTCTTTCTCGACCTGTGACCTCGAGCTTCTGAAGCGAATTGGACACGGAACGTCCGGCGAAGTGTCAAAAATGATACACAACAAGAGCAACACACTGATGGCTGTCAAG acGATGCATTGGAGTCAGGACAGAGAGGAGCAAAAGAGGGTGCTCATGGATCTGTATGTGATGACGACGCACGTGTGTCCGTATATTGTCGAATGTTACGGATGCCTTTTGAGCAAC GATGACGTTTGGATTTGTATGGAGCTAATGGCTACATGCATGGAAAAGCTCGTAAAGCAAATAAAGCAGCCAATACCAGAAGACATTCTTGGCAAAATCAGCGTCTCTGTAATCAAGGCTCTTAACTACCTCAAAGAAGAGCACAATGTGATGCATCGAG ATATCAAACCTTCCAATATTCTACTTGACCCCAAAGGCAACATAAAACTTTGTGATTTCGGGATCAGCGGCCGTCTGGTTGACTCAAAGGCAAAAACTCGTGAAGCAGGATCTGTTGCTTATATGGCT CCTGAGCGAATTACACCTGAAACGATCGTCAGTGGGTATGATGTGAGGGCTGACATCTGGAGTGTTGGGATGACTTTG ATTGAATTAGCCACCGGAAAGTTTCCTTATGCTGATTGTAAGAAAGTGTTTGAGGTTTTGACTAAGATTTTGCAAGAACCATCGCCACAGTTACCAAAAGAGGGACGATTTTCTATGGACTTTAGATCATTTACAAGTCAATG TCTGATGAAGGACAGAGACAAGCGACCTCATTACAAACAACTTCTC GGACATTCGTTCATTGTACGATACACCTCAAAACATGTCGATGTCGAGCAATGGTATAGAAACATTGTAGCAGTTACGGAGAGCCAATCAAGCTGA
- the LOC134177803 gene encoding transmembrane protein 145-like has translation MVCFFPHVFVSFAFAVALLPAFASAKRVKGTLNSEEDWDFLARFCYVSEGGSLKYNVTYRMDFCCQTLLLYFDSPYQWPAAYDSHLNCTERVALLNFGRNQKIYLHVSGRHSGCFMEIHNLDYYLRCVGTRMFTSARDRWWYVALSRCGSRNGLRLDYDLHFTNPGNFWKEEFSADEQGILETDITFSIFLFVIMCFSFVSGRILAEQGMLHTTYKLFLVSVILQEIGFLSLTLHYGIYGNDGMGVKQIKVIGRLVSAASEIVFLLTLLLLGKGWTVVRGRLTYQSQFRLTLMMSIYTIMYAGMFIWEAVAFDPAKVLYTYDSPAGYGFVALSIMAFCWFTYIVMTTVKHYPDKKLFYIPFYFFYSMWFLARPVLVLISNHHIQDYSREKVVNGVSAAITFFGYLIFLILTRPTAANTNFPFHIRTAQVDIVRDDDDDDESHPYAPSSYVGKASPGFQELFSASRSPENRVSSDNIATSGRPRRQVFTSTSRNTDPNSSGQSLSNDRPIPMQLFSASSPAPPPAYDEVSTT, from the exons aTGGTATGCTTTTTTCCGCATGTTTTCGTTTCGTTTGCGTTCGCTGTTGCTCTACTGCCTGCGTTTGCAAGCGCAAAGCGTGTCAAGGGCACTCTCAATAGCGAGGAG GACTGGGATTTTCTCGCTCGTTTCTGTTATGTAAGCGAAGGCGGTAGTCTCAAATACAACGTCACATATCGTATG GATTTCTGCTGTCAGACTCTCTTGCTGTACTTTGACTCGCCGTATCAATGGCCGGCGGCTTATGATTCTCATCTG AACTGCACTGAACGTGTGGCTCTCCTGAATTTTGGAAGAAACCAGAAAATCTATCTCCATGTCAGTGGACGTCATTCTGGCTGTTTCATGGAAATACATAATTTAGATTATTACTTACGTTGTGTTG GTACACGCATGTTTACGTCAGCTCGGGATCGCTGGTGGTATGTTGCACTCAGCAGATGTGGATCAAGAAAT GGTTTAAGATTGGATTACGATTTGCATTTTACTAATCCCGGAAATTTCTGGAAAGAAGAATTCTCGGCTGACGAACAAG GCATCCTGGAAACAGACATTACGTTCTCTATCTTCCTCTTCGTCATCATGTGTTTTTCATTTGTCAGCGGAC gtATACTCGCAGAACAAGGAATgctacacacaacatacaaactcTTTTTGGTATCAGTCATACTACAAG AAATAGGATTTCTGAGTCTCACTCTACACTACGGCATTTATGGTAACGACGGCATGGGAGTGAAACAAATCAAAGTGATCG GTCGTCTGGTGTCTGCTGCCAGTGAGATTGTGTTCTTGCTTACTTTGCTTCTTCTGGGCAAGGGATGGACGGTTGTGCG TGGTCGCCTGACGTATCAGAGTCAATTTCGGTTGACTCTAATGATGTCGATCTATACGATCATGTATGCTGGGATGTTCATATGGGAAGCTGta GCATTTGATCCTGCAAAAGTTCTCTACACGTACGACAGTCCAGCTGGCTACGGTTTTGTAGCACTCAGTATCATG GCTTTCTGTTGGTTTACATACATAGTCATGACGACCGTGAAACATTATCCGGACAAGAAGCTGTTTTACATTCCTTTCTATTTCTTTTATTCGATGTG GTTCTTGGCTCGACCTGTTCTTGTGCTGATTTCGAATCATCATATACAGGATTATTCAAG GGAGAAAGTAGTCAACGGTGTCAGTGCCGCCATCACATTTTTTGGTTACCTTATTTTCTTG ATTCTGACAAGACCAACGGCTGCCAACACAAACTTTCCCTTCCACATACGAACGGCACAG GTTGATATTGTtcgagatgatgatgatgatgatgagtcTCATCCTTATGCTCCATCTTCGTATGTTGGAAAAGCCAGTCCTGGTTTTCAAGAGCTTTTTTCGGCCTCCAGATCTCCTGAG AATAGAGTTTCATCAGATAACATTGCTACAAGTGGCAGACCAAGGCGTCAAGTGTTTACCAGTACCAGTAGGAACACGGATCCTAATTCGTCGGGTCAATCCCTTTCCAACGATCGACCCATTCCCATGCAGTTGTTTTCAGCATCCTCTCCAGCCCCACCCCCTGCCTACGATGAAGTGTCAACAACATGA
- the LOC134176974 gene encoding ATP synthase subunit a-like — translation MFVCLSMCLSVCILFVCVFLLLFVCMFVCLSICLSVCILFVCMFVCLSICLSVCILFVCVFFVCLFVCLFVVCLFVCLCVCLFVYCLFVCLFVCLCVCLFVYVSVCLHFVCLFVCFCVCVFVCLFVCLSMCLSFVCILFVSLFVCVFIYMSVFCILFVCVFVCLFFCLFVCLFVCLSMCLFVYCLFACLCTCLSTCLFFVCLFVCVFVYMSVFVYCLFLCLFVYVSVCLYIVCLFVCLSTCLSYVYCLFVCLSMCLSVCVLFVCFLFVCFFVCLSMCLSVCILFVCLCVCLHVCLMYIVCLCVCLCVCLFVYCLFVFCLFVYVFVCLCVCLCTCLSVCILCLCCLFVYLFVCVFVIRKIVVFV, via the coding sequence atgtttgtttgtttgtctatgtgtctgtctgtttgtatattgtttgtttgtgtgtttcttctgttgtttgtttgtatgtttgtttgtttgtctatttgtctgtctgtttgtatattgtttgtttgtatgtttgtttgtttgtctatttgtctgtctgtttgtatattgtttgtttgtgtgttttttgtttgtttgtttgtttgtttgtttgttgtatgtttgtttgtttgtctatgtgtctgtctgtttgtatattgtttgtttgtgtgtttgtttgtttgtttgtgtgtttgtttgtttgtctatgtgtctgtttgtttgcattttgtttgtttgtttgtttgtttctgtgtgtgtgtgtttgtttgtttgtttgtgtgtttgtctatgtgtctgtcttttgtttgtatattgtttgtttctttgtttgtttgtgtgtttatctacatgtctgtcttttgtatattgtttgtttgtgtgtttgtttgtttatttttttgtttatttgtttgtttatttgtttgtttgtctatgtgtctgtttgtatattgtttgtttgcttgtttatgtacgtgtttgtctacatgtttgttttttgtttgtttgtttgtttgtgtgtttgtctacatgtctgtctttgtatattgtttgtttctttgtttgtttgtctatgtgtctgtctgtttgtatattgtttgtttgtttgtgtgtttgtctacatgtttgtcttatgtatattgtttgtttgtgtgtttgtctatgtgtctgtctgtttgtgtattgtttgtttgttttttgtttgtttgtttctttgtttgtttgtctatgtgtctgtctgtttgtatattgtttgtttgtttgtgtgtttgtctacatgtttgtcttatgtatattgtttgtttgtgtgtttgtctatgtgtctgtctgtttgtgtattgtttgtttgttttttgtttgtttgtttatgtgtttgtttgtttgtgtgtgtgtttgtgtacatgtctgtctgtttgtatattgtgtttgtgttgtctgtttgtttatctgtttgtttgtgtgtttgttataCGTAagattgttgtgtttgtttaa
- the LOC134176637 gene encoding polyhomeotic-like protein 2 has translation MDENESKACDDEHPTDNGPLKPIERKVLVHVVDGLVIEESKQPFDDVTTPLIIGRSRERMRTIVPRVRRARGGRSLDKSASNLSRVKCESCGTYGTSRTFLKSGRFCSITCSKRYRLKQSPQGRARYLHPGSTVHSGSTLHPGAPTHTGSSRNRLAVTSSRVVTRRAQPGDFPSGSAVSRMVSEYHVPASRVFSSSELSISLPSELISSNPSGWVSQNVASFINAVGFNEYVQAFLDDDIDGESLLLLKLEHLVDVMRLPVGVALKINSHIAKLFNVGSLLA, from the coding sequence ATGGATGAAAATGAGAGCAAAGCGTGCGACGACGAGCACCCGACGGACAACGGACCGCTAAAACCGATCGAACGCAAGGTCCTCGTGCACGTCGTCGACGGTCTCGTCATCGAGGAGTCGAAACAACCGTTCGATGACGTCACGACTCCACTCATCATCGGCAGGAGCCGCGAGCGCATGAGGACAATCGTTCCACGCGTGCGCAGAGCGCGTGGCGGACGAAGTCTGGACAAGAGCGCGTCGAATCTGTCGAGAGTGAAGTGCGAGAGCTGCGGCACGTACGGCACGAGTCGGACGTTTCTAAAATCGGGCCGCTTCTGTAGTATAACGTGTAGTAAGAGATACAGACTCAAACAGTCGCCTCAAGGGCGCGCCAGATatttacatccgggatctaCTGTACATTCGGGATCCACCCTACATCCGGGAGCTCCAACACATACGGGATCTTCGAGAAACCGATTAGCTGTGACGTCATCGAGGGTTGTAACCCGGCGCGCGCAGCCCGGGGATTTCCCGTCAGGGAGTGCCGTCAGTCGGATGGTGAGCGAGTATCACGTGCCGGCTTCTCGGGTGTTTAGTTCGTCGGAGCTGTCGATATCGTTACCGTCGGAGTTGATATCGAGTAACCCGTCGGGTTGGGTGTCTCAGAATGTGGCTAGTTTTATCAATGCCGTTGGATTCAACGAGTACGTGCAGGCGTTTCTCGACGACGACATCGATGGAGAGTCGCTGCTTTTGTTAAAACTGGAGCATCTGGTCGACGTCATGAGGCTACCCGTGGGCGTGGCACTTAAGATTAATTCTCATATTGCGAAACTGTTTAACGTGGGCTCGTTGCTCGCGTAG